CCGTTACCAGCCAAATCGACAGTAATTCCTTGTATTCCGTTTACTTTTTCCAAGGACTTTTCAATCAGCTTTACGCACGATTGGCAGGTCATTCCTGAAACTTTGAAATTTGTTGTATACATTGATTTGGTGAAGGTTATTGAATTATTATACCTATACCTAGGGTACAGGTACCCTATAAATATGTCAACCCCCCCCCTTAGATGACCACGATAACTCCTCGCGGGACGCCCATGGCACAGGTAATCTGATACGACCCTTTTTCGGGCGTAAAATTAAACCTGACCGTCTTCCCCTTCTCAAGAAACGTCGGACTATCAACCAAGCCTGGAATCATAATCGTACTCATACAACCCTGCCCATCCGCCTTTACATCAACATCAAATTGCACCGGCTTTCCGGCCGTAACTGTAAATTGGTTAGGATAAATGTCTTCCTGTGGCGAAAGAAATGTGGTTTTGATTAACTGGACACCGGGAATAGAAGCACTATTTTGAGCCTCAATTGTCGGTACTGGAGAAACAACAGGCTGTTTTGTCACGGCACTTGTTTTTTGTCCCCCAACTGCACTTTCAACGACATTGAATTTGCCAGTAAACATCCCCATAGAGCACGTAAACTTTATTTCTCCAACCTCTTTCGGTGTAAACTCAATCGTGTTTGCTCCCGGTTGAAGCTGTTTTCGGATACCCAATTTGGGAATCATAAAACTTGCGGCGCAAGTGTTGACATTTTCCGAATTAATGACCAAGCGCACCGGTACGCCTTTTTTGATCGTGAACGAGTTGGGTGAATACCCTAATGCTCCCTGCTTCATTTGCAGAACCTGAAAGCCGTTTTCCGTGGTCGCAACGTCACCATTTGCTGTTGTCCCACTGCCACTGAACTTCCAGAAACTCGGCCAACCGGTTAAATTGTAGCCGTTCGCAATATTCAAAAAAGCTAACCCGACAACAACCACACCGGCAAATTTGAAAAACTTTTTAGCAAAAGACCCCTTAATTAGCGAAGTAAAACCACCCACACCAAGTAGTCCTGGAGCCGTTCCCAACGCAAAGGTACCCATAATCATCGCCCCCGAAGTAAAACTTCCCGTACTCATTGCAAATAGTTGCATCGCTTGCGTGAAACCACAAGGCAAGAAAAATGTCAGCGCGCCGATCAACGCGGAATTACCATGACTATATTCTTTCTCATGCCGACCACGCAGTCCCAATAACTTAGCAATTCCGGACGGTAAAGTCAGTCCGGTAGCGGAAAGCCGTGGAAAAATTTCCGTGAGTTGTGCCCCCAAAACAAACATTACAACCCCCACAACAATCATCATAATTCCCAAAGACGGTCCGGAAAATTGAAAAGCCTTACCCAAAATACCAATCACACCACCCAATAACGTATAAGAAATAATTCGACCCAGATTGAAAAAGAAGTGCGGTCGAAATTTTTGCATTGGTGTTGCTTCCGGGTGCTTCTCGGCATGACGTGCAGAAACACCCAAAACCAGACCACCAACCAGAGCCATACATGTTGATACCCCAGCCGTTAAACCAACCATTAGAACAACTAAAAGACTAGAAGGGTTACTGCCGGAGCCAACATTCAAATTTAGCAGTCCCGCCCACTTTGCCAGAAAAAACAATACACCTGTCAGAACAACCGCATCCAATAACTCACGATAATCTTTAGGATTACTACTAAGCCAATTTTTTGCATCATCTTTTCCAACCGCGTACCCGGCATCACTAACGGCCCGTCGCACTTTTTCCATGTCTAACAACTCACTGGAGTGAATAGTTGCTTCCTTGCTACGAACACTAACCTCTACCTGGTTAACCCCGGGAACAGTTCGCAAATTATCCCCAACTAAAATTTCACACGAACGACAATGCATTCCCTTAATCGGAACAATGGTTTTCATAAGTTTGTATTTTGGTTAAGCACTATTTGTTAACTAGAGTTGTCACACGGAGAATTTCTTCCACCATTTCTTGTTTTTTCTCCTCGTTACTGGTCTTCATCGCATTCTTAAAACAAGTATTCAAATGGCCCTCCATTAGCATTTGATGAGCGGATTTAAGCAGGCCAATGACAGCCAAATTTTGTTGCATAATATCAACACAATATTCGCCATCTTCGATCATTTTAATGATGTTATCGAGATGAGTACGCGCCTTCTTGAAGTTGATGATGGTTTTTTCGTGATATTGATCCATAAAAAGTTGGGTTTAAGGTTCTTGTGTACACCCACCTATGGTGGAGGTTTACCATTGAGAATAAGTCCCTTCGTTCTTTCTGTCAAACTATCACTCCGTCCTTTCCACCACAATCATGACTTTTTCAATTTTTATTATTTCTTCCTTATAACCGCTAGGATATTTCCTAATCGCCTCAAATAAAATTTTTTCTTTATATCGATACCCATTCCCTTTCCCAATACCTGGATCATTGGTGATAAATTCCCCAGTTCCTACGTCATAGCCCTTAATTACCAGCATATGTTCCGTCGGCCCCGGTTGTGTAAAATATGGGTTGCCTAATTTTTGACCATTCACGGGCACTAACACCAGATTCCCCTTAAAAAGTTCTGCTTTGATATCCACCGTTTGAATATTCGCCTGGTACCTTACGTTTGGATATTTAAAATAATCGCGCATTAGTTTAGCCAAATCCTCCGCCGATTGATCCAAATAAAATCCGTAATGCGCTTTTGAATAATCGGAAATTTTTTGTATTTCCACGAACGCTTCTTCACTGGTTAGCGACTTGCCTTCCACCCACCGCATCGCCATCAAAATACTGGCCTCCTCGCAAGCGTTTTGATAAACAGGATCTTTCCAATTGTGGCGTGGCGCTTGAACAATAAACGGTACATCAAACAGAACACTCTTTGTTTGATTTGGTACCAACGTTGGAGGGGTT
This genomic stretch from bacterium harbors:
- a CDS encoding metal-sensing transcriptional repressor, whose protein sequence is MDQYHEKTIINFKKARTHLDNIIKMIEDGEYCVDIMQQNLAVIGLLKSAHQMLMEGHLNTCFKNAMKTSNEEKKQEMVEEILRVTTLVNK
- a CDS encoding heavy metal-associated domain-containing protein; amino-acid sequence: MYTTNFKVSGMTCQSCVKLIEKSLEKVNGIQGITVDLAGNGAVTANREVSKDELQTALATLSYKVS
- a CDS encoding sulfite exporter TauE/SafE family protein, which encodes MKTIVPIKGMHCRSCEILVGDNLRTVPGVNQVEVSVRSKEATIHSSELLDMEKVRRAVSDAGYAVGKDDAKNWLSSNPKDYRELLDAVVLTGVLFFLAKWAGLLNLNVGSGSNPSSLLVVLMVGLTAGVSTCMALVGGLVLGVSARHAEKHPEATPMQKFRPHFFFNLGRIISYTLLGGVIGILGKAFQFSGPSLGIMMIVVGVVMFVLGAQLTEIFPRLSATGLTLPSGIAKLLGLRGRHEKEYSHGNSALIGALTFFLPCGFTQAMQLFAMSTGSFTSGAMIMGTFALGTAPGLLGVGGFTSLIKGSFAKKFFKFAGVVVVGLAFLNIANGYNLTGWPSFWKFSGSGTTANGDVATTENGFQVLQMKQGALGYSPNSFTIKKGVPVRLVINSENVNTCAASFMIPKLGIRKQLQPGANTIEFTPKEVGEIKFTCSMGMFTGKFNVVESAVGGQKTSAVTKQPVVSPVPTIEAQNSASIPGVQLIKTTFLSPQEDIYPNQFTVTAGKPVQFDVDVKADGQGCMSTIMIPGLVDSPTFLEKGKTVRFNFTPEKGSYQITCAMGVPRGVIVVI
- a CDS encoding C39 family peptidase yields the protein MKKLIVAGLIAVIIIVVWLFVPRMTQEKINIQATSKTEPVLLVSPKLTNRPTTPPTLVPNQTKSVLFDVPFIVQAPRHNWKDPVYQNACEEASILMAMRWVEGKSLTSEEAFVEIQKISDYSKAHYGFYLDQSAEDLAKLMRDYFKYPNVRYQANIQTVDIKAELFKGNLVLVPVNGQKLGNPYFTQPGPTEHMLVIKGYDVGTGEFITNDPGIGKGNGYRYKEKILFEAIRKYPSGYKEEIIKIEKVMIVVERTE